One window of the Nothobranchius furzeri strain GRZ-AD chromosome 3, NfurGRZ-RIMD1, whole genome shotgun sequence genome contains the following:
- the rab1ba gene encoding zRAB1B, member RAS oncogene family a yields the protein MNPEYDYLFKLLLIGDSGVGKSCLLLRFADDTYTESYISTIGVDFKIRTIEIDGKTIKLQIWDTAGQERFRTITSSYYRGAHGIIVVYDVTDQESYNNVKQWLQEIDRYASENVNKLLVGNKVDLTTKKVVDYTTAKEFADSLSVPFLETSAKNATNVEQAFITMAAEIKKRMGPGATVGGDKPNLKIDSTPVSGGGCC from the exons TGACTATCTGTTCAAACTGCTTCTCATCGGGGACTCTGGAGTTGGGAAGTCTTGTCTTCTTCTACGCTTTGCA GATGACACCTACACAGAGAGCTACATCAGCACCATCGGGGTCGACTTTAAGATCCGCACCATCGAAATAGACGGCAAGACCATCAAACTGCAGATC TGGGACACGGCGGGTCAGGAACGGTTCCGTACCATCACCTCCAGCTACTACCGCGGAGCCCATGGCATCATAGTTGTGTACGACGTGACGGATCAG GAGTCCTATAATAATGTGAAGCAGTGGCTTCAGGAGATCGATCGGTATGCCAGTGAAAACGTTAACAAGCTGCTGGTGGGAAACAAGGTTGACCTAACGACCAAGAAGGTGGTGGACTACACAACAGCTAAG gaGTTTGCTGACTCTTTGTCCGTCCCCTTTTTGGAGACCAGCGCCAAGAACGCCACCAACGTAGAGCAGGCCTTCATCACCATGGCGGCAGAGATCAAGAAGCGCATGGGACCGGGGGCCACAGTCGGCGGGGACAAGCCCAACCTAAAGATCGATAGCACCCCCGTGTCTGGGGGGGGTTGCTGTTAG